The genomic window CCTGCTGAGAGGCTGACATCTTGTGACCACAACACCTGAGACTGAAAGGGGGCGTGTCTCTACCAACATTTCTGtactgcgtgtgtgtgaggaggaAGTTCCCTCAAGCTTCACGTTCAAAGAAAATGTAAGAGTCAACTGAATTGTGTTCATTTTCGACATTGTGGGCTTCACTGCTGCTGTTGTCCTCCACCAGTAACCTGACACAAAGAGTCAGATGACCTGCAAGGTCACATGACACCTGCGACACCACAAAGGGAACGCCGGTACAGTCACTTACATGTCAGAACTTGGACAGGAGCAGACACTACGCTCATGTATACTTTAGAAAAGGCACGAGTGAGAAGATTGCCGTGAGACACTAAAGCCGGAGCATTCCTGAAGCTGCACCCTTGATGGGCAACAGATGAGCTGGTGGGACTTCATCCAAACAGCAGCTAACGCCAGTCAAGTGCTCGTTCTCTTTTAGTCGGTTCTGTTAAAGACCAGGAGAGCAACCTTTGTGGACATGCAAGCATGTTCCAACATCCCAACGGGTTGATGAAAAAATTATCAGAAACCCAACAGTTGTTCCTAGTACTTTCCCTCCATCTGGCAACAAAATAGAGTATGTGATTTCTttaaattacccccccccccactcaaaAGGAATTTTTCTACAGTTCATGACATGAATTTAAATGCTGACATTAAGATAATCATAAAAGACCTGTTGGTTGTCTGCAGGAAATAGTAGTTGACCTTGATCTTTGGCGCCATCTTCTGGCCCTTGAGtgcactgtaataaaaaaaacactcagcaGAAATGTGACTTTCTTTACTCAAAATTTATTGTGTAATTTTCCACACAACAAAAAGGAATAACAGTCTACTCGTCTGCATCGGACTCTTCATCATCCTGGCTAATCTGGAAGTAGCGCAACTCGTACGTCTCCTTGTCAGACGCCACCACTCTCAACCAATCACGGAGGTTGTTCTTCTTCAGGTACTTCTTTGTCAGGTATTTTAGATACCTGTAGGCAAGGCGAACTGTCAGTACCGCAAAGTATGAAATGTGCTGAGTGCAAATGGTTCGTGTCCACCCCACCTTTTGGAAAACTGCTTCTCTGACGTGATGTTGATTTTGTTCTTTATGCGGCCGACCGACACGATGTTGGCCAGATTGCCCGTCTTCCCGTTGACCTTGATCCTCTCTTTAAGGAATATCTCCTATTGGGCAGAGCACAGTGACACACTAGGGAAGAGAACCCTAGCAGCAGGGGAGCTAGGGAATGGTGCCCTAGTCCGGACGCACTGTTAGCAGCCTGCTAAGACCACTAAATTATAAGTATAGTCGTTCCAGACTGGATTTCACAGAGTGAAATCAGTAGTTTTACAAGAGGATTATGGGTTGGTTGGAGGATGCAAAGACTTACAAAGTTGGCCGAGTCCAGGATGCCATCCTCCACAGGATGGGTCAGGTCCAGGGT from Doryrhamphus excisus isolate RoL2022-K1 chromosome 21, RoL_Dexc_1.0, whole genome shotgun sequence includes these protein-coding regions:
- the LOC131108969 gene encoding large ribosomal subunit protein eL22-like 1: MAPIRHKKQPVTKKSKKGPGWKFTLDLTHPVEDGILDSANFEIFLKERIKVNGKTGNLANIVSVGRIKNKINITSEKQFSKRYLKYLTKKYLKKNNLRDWLRVVASDKETYELRYFQISQDDEESDADE